The DNA segment CCGACAAGTTGGCGACCTCCGAGTTCTACGGTCACCAACATGACGCGGCCAACAAGATGATCGACGCCATGATCGGTCTGCCCGTCCGCGAGCGAATGACGGTTTTGCAAGTCATCCAGCGCGATCCGCCCCGTCCGCCAAAGTATGTTGGTGAAAATGAATCGCTCTCGCGCCGCGCGGATTATGAAGCTGAAAAGACTCGCTATGAGGTTCTTTTGGCGGACTTCCGCAAGCGGCGCTATCTGATTGTCATGGAGATTCCTTGGCGATCATCCGCCGCGCTCTCCCGCACTGCCCGCGAGGAAATCGCCAAGGCAAAGGATGAAGACAAGGCCATGTTGCGCCAGAGATGGGAGGCACGCAAGCCCCGACACTTCGTCTATTTCTTCGGCGGCGATGAAGTCGCCGAATGGAAACCCGATCAGGTTCACGACGTCGTCGGTCTCGTTCGAGCGGCGGGCATGTTCTGCTATGACGGCGCAGCTTCGAACAACTACAAAGCGGGCTTCGGCAATGAAGATGTCTTCGTCGGACTCGAACTACTTCTGAAGATTGTTCCCGATCCCGGCAATGCGCCTGCCGCCGCGGCTCCGGCGGCGCCCGCAGCCCCCTCGGCCGACGAGATGGCGGCCAAGACGATGCAGATGGCGCACAATTATCGGCAGGCCGGTCGCCTTGATCTGGCCCGCGCGGAATACGACAAGATCGTGGTCGCCTACCCCGACGCTGCGATTGCCAAAGAAGCGGCCCAATGGATCGAGTTCATCGACAAACAGCGCGACGCAGCATCCGGCCAAAAACCTTAAGACGCGCGCCCTCGGCACGCCGCTATCATGTCCTTGATGTCCCTGCCGATTTTTCAGATTGATGCGTTCACCGACACGCCCTTCGCCGGGAATCCGGCGACGGTGGTGATTCTCGAAGGGCCGGCGAAGGCGACGTGGATGCAGCGCGTGGCGGCGGAGATGAATCTGTCCGAGACGGCCTTCGTCGAACTTCACGAAGACCACATCGGCCTGCGCTGGTTCACGCCGCTGCTGGAAGTCGATCTGTGCGGACACGCCACGCTCGCGGCGGCGCACGCGCTCTGGCAGACCCAGCGCGCGGAAGGACCGATCGCATTCCACACGCGCTCGGGCGTGCTGACCGCGCGGCAGCGCGGCCCGTGGATCGAGCTGGACTTCCCCGCCGACGAGCCGCAGCCGACGCCGCCGCCGCCGGGCATCGCCGACGCGCTGGGCGTGAAAATGGTGCATATCCGCCGGGGCGTGAGCGATTTTCTCGTCGAAGTCGAGTCGGCGGAGGTCGTGCGTCAGCTCATCCCCGATTTCGCCCGGCTCGCCCGCATCGAAGCGCGCGGGTTCATCATCACCGCGCCCAGCGATGACGATCGCTACGACTTCATCAGCCGCTTCTTCGCCCCCCGCTTCGGCATCAACGAAGACCCCGTCACCGGGTCCGCCCACTGCACGCTCTCGCCTTACTGGAGCGAGAAACTCGACGATGACGAACTAGTCGGCTACCAGGCGTCGCCGCGCGGCGGATTCGTCCGCACGCATCGCAAGCGCGACCGCGTCGTCCTCAGCGGGCAGGCCGTCACCGTGCTCGCCGGCGAACTGACGGTGGACTGACCGCGCGTTGGCATGAGGCGGGGGGACTTAAGCCCCCCCGGCTGCGTTGACGAAACCGTCATCGCGCAGGACGATACGGTCGATGAAGGTCTACCTCAACGGCAAATTCGTCGACGCCAGCCGGGCGCGTCTGAGCATTTTCGATGCGTCGGTGCAACATGCCGTGGGCCTTTTCGAAACGATGCGCGCCGCACATGGCCGCGTGTTTCGACTCATTCCGCATGTCGAGCGGCTCATCGCCTCCGCCCGGCTATTGGGTCTGAGCGATCGGCTTCGTCCCGGCCCGCTGGCCGAGGCGGTCGAGCTGACGCGCGAGAAGAACAACCTTGCCGAGGCCCGCATCCGTCTGACCGTGACCGGCGGCGATCACTCGCTGCTGACCGGCAAGTCGCGGTCGAAAAACGGCGGACATCACCCGTCGATCTTCATCACCGCGACCGAACCGACGCAGTACCCGGAGGCGATGTTCACGCAGGGCGTGCCGGTGGTGATCGCCGACCCGAAAGCCAATCCGTTCGATCCGGCCGCGTCGCACAAGACGCTCAACTACTGGACCCGCCTTCAATCGCTTTCCGCCGCCGCGGTCGCCCGGGCCGGCGAAGCGCTCTGGTTTACCGTGACCAATCACCTGTGCGGCGGATCGGTGTCCAATGCGTTCATCGTCAAAGACGGCCAGCTTCTGACGCCCTTCGCCCGCGGCGAGGAAGTCAGCGGGGCGCTGCCCTCGCCCGTCCTGCCGGGGATTACGCGCGCCGCCGTGCTCGAAATCGCCCAGGCCATGGACCTGCCCGTGCAGAAGAAGATGCTGACCATCAACGATGTGCTCGAGGCCGACGAACTGATGCTCACCAACAGCAGTTGGCACGTCCTGCCCGTCGTGCGCGTCGAGAAGGAAACCATCGGGTCGGGCGACGTCGGCCCGATCACGCAGCAGATTCGAGAGCGCCTGCTCAAAACCATCGAAGAGGAATGCGCGTAAAATCCCCGTCGCGCCGCCCCATGGAGACCCCGTTCATGATTCATCCCACCGTCGCCCGCCTGCTTGTCATCCTCTGCCTCGCGTCGCTCTTGGCCGGCTGCGCCTCCGAACCCAAGCCCGACAACACGAAGCTGTATCAGAGCAAGGTGCTGGTCAAACCGCTGAGCGTGGTGCTGGCGCAGGCGCTGATCGCCAAGAAGAAGGCGGGCGAGGAGCTGCCGGAGGATTACCAGTCGGTGGACTTCGCCGTGTCGGTCATCGAGTCGATTCGGCTTCAGCACCCGGAAGTGTTCATGGTGACCGAAGCGCAGGAAAAGGCCTTTTTCAACGGAAAATTCGACGATCGCTACAACGCCAAGCGCGTCAGCCAGCTCATCGATCAGGTCACCGAGCTTCACGTTCCGCTCGACACCATCAACAGCTACCTCGTGAGCGAATACCTCAACGACAAGCTTCACGGCGTGCGGCTCGAACTGGCCGCCCGGCTGCTGGCGGCGCAGGTGAAGACGGCCAAGATGAACACGACCGGGGCGAATTGAACCGGCGGTGATGCGTGACTGAGGGCGATACCGCAAGCACACTCGTGTTCCACCACGGCGCGCTGGGCGACAGCGTGATCGTCTGGCCGATCCTGCGCGCGCTGGGCCCGCTCGCGCTTTTTGCCCCGCGCGAAAAGGCGCGCCTCGCCGCCGCGGCGCTGCCGTTGGTCACGCCCATCGACGGCGACGCGCCGGACCTGAGCCGACTGTTCTCCCCGGGCGCGACGATGGAGGTCAGCGATGATCTGCGCGACCGGCTCGCTGCGGCGGGACGCATCATCAGCTTCATCAGCAATGGTCAGGACGCCTGGGCGCAGAACGTCATGGCGATGGCGCGCGAGGCGCATCTTTACTTCGTGGACCCGCGGGCGATGCCGGATTGGGATCGGCCCATCGTGCAGGCGCACCTGCATCAACTGCATCAGCAGGGGCTGGACATCCGGCCGCTTTTGGCGGATCGGCGGCACAATCCCGACGGGCCGGTGCTGGTGCATCCGGGCAGCGGGGGTCGCGACAAATGCTGGCCGGCGGAGCGCGTCGAGGCGCTCGTCGATCACCTGATCCGCATCGGGCGGCCGGCGCAGCTTCTGATCGGCCCGGTCGAGCGGGAGCGTATCGAGGCGCGGCGGCTGGAGCATTGGCGATCGCGCTACGAGGTGGCCGAGCCGTGGGATTTGTCGGAGTTGGCACGCGTGATGGGGTCGGCTCGCGTGGTGGTGGCGAACGATTCGGGGCCGGCGCATCTGGCGGCGGGACTGGGCGTGGCGACGGTGGCGCTATTCGGACCGACGGACCCGCGCGTGTGGGCGCCGCTGGGCCCGGCGGTGTCGATTCTCGCACCGGAGGAGCCGGCGCCGATGAACTGGCTGGAAGTCGAGCCGGTCATCGAGGCGGTCGCGCGCTGGTGAGGTTTCGTATCATGTGCGCATGATTTCGTGCGTGATCACACAATTGGCGGCGGGATTCCTGGCGGGGGTGCTGACGCTGCTGTTGCGCGTGCGGCCGGCGTCGCTGACGGCGATGACTTGGCTTATGCTCGACGTGCTGATCGTGCAGGCATGGATGCTCGGATCGGGCTTGGCGGGGCGGCTCGACGTGCGATCGCAATTGTTCATCGCGGTCGGTGCGCTGCTGATCAGCGCACTGCTCATCGGGATTTGCCGGCGGGCGATCGTCAGCGAATGTCGATTCATCGGCCGACGATGTCGCGCGGCGATGGGGCGGCTCGGTGTATGGCGCATCGTCGTGATGATGTTGATCATCGGTGGGATGCTTGCGTGGTGCGGGGCGACGGGCTGGCTTGTCGGGCCGTATCTGCCGGATGTGACGACGTATCACCTGGCCCCGCCGGCGGACTGGGTGGCGAACGGTCGGATCGAGTCGCTGCGGTGGCTGGATTCGCGGGCGAACTGGCCGCAGGGTCAGGGGCTTTTGGCGATGAGCTGGATGAATCCGCTGCGGGAACTGCGGGCGGGGGTGCTCGGGGAATTGCCGTGGTTAGTGCTCGCGGCGGCGACGGCTTGGGCATGGGTGCGACAGCTCGGCGGGGGGGTGCGATGGGCCTGGCTAGCCGCGTGTTTGACGGCGGGCGTGCCGGTGGCATGGGCACAGGCGACGAGCGGGCTCAACGACTTCGCGGTGGCGACGTTGATGTTCGCCGCGATGGCTCCGCTGCTGGGGCGAAGCGTGAAGCGGGGGCAAGTATGGGTCACGTTGCTGGCGATCGTGCTGGCGATGGGCGTCAAGCCGACGACGATGTTCATGTTTCCGGCGATCGTGCTGCTGATCATCGCGCGGCGGATCGGCGGACGCTTCGAGCGCGGCGGGGGGCGTAGTGCGATCGTCATCCCGCTATTCATGCTCGCCGTGTGCGTCAGCGGATTCTGGTACGGGCGCAACGCGATGGTGCATCAGAATCCGTTGTATCCGGCGCCGATCGCATGGGGCGATCGGGTGATCGCGCGCGGGAATGTGCAGGTGGAGGGGAATCTCGGCGGGCCGAGTATTGCGAAGTTGAAACAGAATGTCGGGGTCATGGTGACGGATCGGATGTGGGACGTGCACAAGCTGCGCGACGGGCTGACGCCGCGCGCGAGCGGGTTCGGCTTGCTCGCATCAGGGGCGGGAACGCTGGCGATGCTCGTTTTGCTGTTCATGCGGCGGCGGATGGCGATGGGGATCATCGCGATGTTGATCATGGTCGTGTGCACGGCGGCGGCGGCGGAGCCGGATATCTGGAACGGGCGGTTTTTCAGCGTGTATGCGTTGGTCGGTGTGGTCGCGGCGGTGATGTTGGGGCGGGTCATGCCGTGGCGATTCATGAGCGTGGGTTGGGCGCTGGCGTTGATCGGATTGGGGTCATGGGGCGCCTGGCGGGGGATCGACGCCACGGTGCCGCCGCTCGCCAAGGCGTATTGGCAGGAGCACGGGCTGAGCAATGTACCGGATCGGGCGATGCTCTTTCACGATCACGCCTGGATGCTCGACAAGGTCGCGGAGGTGCCGGAGGGTTTGACGATCGCAATCACCGGCGACGGCCCGCGGGCGCCGGTGGCGCTGATGCATGGCGAGCATCTGGATCGGAAGCTGTTTTACTATCCGGCGGCGATGGATCCGTATGTGTGGAAGGATTGGCGCGACAAGGGGGTCGCATGGCTGATTCCCTCCGTGCCGGAGAGCGAACTGGGCGCGATCGACCGAGGCATGCGCGGGTTGGGGCTTTATCGTTTTGAAGACGGGCTGTACGGACTGCCATAGGGCGATGTGATCTATTGTCTTTGGGTGATCTCATCGCAAATCACCCATGCATGGGCGATCAGGCGCGGGGCGCTTGCGAAGGGTGAATGCGGGATGGGAGGATCAGGTCAATCGCCGCACGGCGTACATCGTGCGCACATCGACGCAGTCCATGCCGGCGCGTCGGGCGGCCTCGATGCCCAGATCGGTGTCTTCGTAGGCGCAGGCGCGCTGGGGCGCGACGCCGATGCGGCGCGCCGCTTCGAGGAACACATCCGGTTCGGGCTTGTGTCGGGTCACGTCATCGGCGCAGACCAACGCGTCGAACCAGTCGAGGATATTCAGGTGTTTGAGCATGCGCTCGGCGCTCCATCGCAGGGAGCCGGTGGCGACGGCCATGGGCAGCTTGCCGCGGTGTTCGGCGGCGATGGCGACGACGGGCTCGATGCATCCGATCTCGTGCAGCGCTTCGTGGAACGCCAGTTCCTTTTCATGCGCGACTGCTTCGACGTCGAGGGAGAGGCCGGCTTCGTCAGCGAGCATGGCGACGATCTTGTTGGTCGGCACGCCGCCGAGGGAGTAGAAGCGGTCCTCGGGCAGATGCAGGTTGTAGCGATGCAGCGTCGTGTTCCATGCCAGGAAGTGCGCGGGCATGGTGTCGGCGAGTGTGCCGTCGCAGTCGAAGATCAGGCCGAGATACGGTTTCATAAGCGAGCATGGTAGCGCGGCGACCGGGGCGGGTACAATACGGATGACGCCCAACTCAACACGGAGGCCTTGACCATGCTCACCGATGTGCGATGGCGGACATTTCTGGTCGTGCTCACTCTTGTCGGCGCCGGCGCGGTTTTCGCCGGGGACTGGCCGCAGTTCGGCGGGCCGGGGCGGGACAACCATTCCGACGAGCAGGGGCTCATGAAGGAATGGCCCAAGGACGGGCCGGGCATCGCATGGCGCGTCGAGACGGCGGGGATCGGGTACGCCTCGGTGTCGGTGGCCGGGGGGCGCGTGTTCACGCAGGGGATCGTCAACGAGGTCGAGCAGGTGATCGCGCTGGATGAGAAGGACGGTCACACGCTCTGGATGATCGCCGCGCAGCCGGAGGCGAAGCCGTACAAAAATGGACAAGGCGACGGTCCGCGCGGGACGCCGACGGTGGATGGCGATCGCGTGTACGCCGAGAGCGGTCAGGGCGCGTTGAGCTGTCACGAAGTCGCCACGGGGAAGATCGTCTGGCAGCGTTCGCTCACGAAGGACTTCGGGGGCCACGTGCCCGGCTGGGGCTACAGCGAGTCGCCGCTGGTCGTGGGCGACTGGCTGATCGTCACGCCCGGCGGCAAGGGCGGAACGCTGGCGGCGCTGAACAAGATGACGGGCGAAACGGTTTGGGAATCGAAGGGCGTCACGCAGGGCGCGCAGTATTGTTCGCCCCAGCTTGCGGAGATCGCGGGCGTGAAGCAGATCATTCAGATGGCGCGCGACAGCGTCTTCGCGGTCGAATTGGCCACGGGTAAATTCCTCTGGGAATACAAGCACGCCAACAACGGGACCGCCAACGTCTGCATGCCCCTCATCAAGGGCGACTACGTCTTCGCCTCCAGCGCCTACGGCACCGGCGGCGGACTCGTGCATGTCACGCGCGACGACCAGACATGGAAGGTCGACGAGGTGTATTTCGAGAAGCGCATGGCCAATCATCATGGCGGCCTCGTGCGCGTCGGCGACTACATCTATGGGTTCGGCTCGCGCGACCTGATGTGCATGAACTACATGACGGGCGCGATCGCATGGTCGGATCACTCCGTCGGCAAGGGCTCGATCATCGCGGCCGACGGCATGCTGTATCTGCTCGGCGAGCGGCGGGAGATGGCGCTGGCGGAGGCCACGCATGAAGCATACCGCGAGCACGGCCGCTTCAAGCTCGAGGATCAGAACGCGCCGACATGGGCGCATCCGGTCGTGGCCAACGGGCGGCTCTACCTCCGCAATGAAAAACAGATCACCGCGTTTGACCTCAAACCGGCCCTGACCGAACGCCCCAGCGGCGATTCGCGTACAATCTCCGGTTCGTAAGACATTCGATTCCACCCACCCCCGAGGACTTTCCATGTTCAAATCGCTGATCGCCATCGTGGTGCTGCTGGCCGTGGCAGCCGGGTTTTTCGCCGTGCAAGCGACCGCTGACGACAAGCCGGCCCCGTTGAAGGTGCTGCTCATCGCCGGCGGATGCTGCCATGACTACGCCAACCAGAAGGACATCCTCAAGAAGGGTCTGGAGGAGCGGGCGAACGTCCAGGTGACGATCGCGTACGACGATGATCACGGCACCAAGCACCTGAACCCGGTCCTCGAGAAGGACGATTGGGCGAAGGGTTTTGACGTGATCCTGCATGATGAATGCGAAGCGGACGTGAAGGACATGGCGACGATCGACCGCATCCTCGCGCCGCACAAGGACGGTCTGCCCGGCGTGGCGCTGCACTGTGCGATGCACTGCTTCCGCTCCGAAGGTTGGAACAAGCCCGAGACCCCGACGCCCTGGCAGCAGTTCCTGGGCCTCCAGAGCTCCGGCCACCGCCATCAGGCCCCCATCGCCATCCACTTCGACGACTCGACGCATCCGATCACCAAGGGCATGGAGGACTGGACCACCATCAACGAAGAGCTCTACAACAACTTCGCCGGCGGACTGCTGCCGACGGCCCACGCCCTCGCGCACGGCAAGCAGGACAACAACAACGACGTGTGCGTCTGGACCAATGTCTACAACGGCAAGGCCCGCGTCTTCGCCACGACCATCGGCCACAACAACCAGACCGTCTCCGACCCGCGCTACCTGGATATGGTCACCCGCGGCCTGCTCTGGGCCTGCGACAAACTCAACGACGACGGCACCCCGAAGACCGGCTACGGCAAATAAGCCGCCCGTCGTCGTTCATCCGATGTTCACCCCGAAGCCCATGGCCTCACGCCATGGGCTTTTTTTCCCATACACTCCCCACGCCGCGCAACAAAAAACCCTCACGCTCCCGCGTGAGGGTTCACTGAATCTCAGGGTCTCGTCGCTCCGGCAACGGCGATTCGCCGGAAAGTGTCAGGTCGATTAAGCCATGCTAGGCGGCCAATCCAACCGGGACGTCGGCCCGCCGAAAATTATTCGCCCGGCGGGGTCTTGGCCTTGAGCCAGGGCATCATCGCCCGGAGTTTGCGGCCGGTGACTTCCACGCCGTGGTTACGGTCGGCCTCGTAGAGCCGCTTGAAGTTCTTCATGCCGCCTTCGTACTCGGCGCGCCAGCCCTTGGCGAAGTCGCCTTTCTGGATGTCGGTCAGGGCCTGCTTCATGCGGGCTTTGACGTCGGCGGTGATGATCTTGGGGCCGACGGACAGATCGCCCCATTCGGCGGTGTTGGAGATCGAGTAGCGCATGTAGCCCAGCCCGCCCTGATAGATCAGGTCGACGATGAGCTTCAGTTCGTGACACACTTCAAAGTACGCCATCTCCGGCGGGTAGCCGGCTTCGACGAGCGTCTCGAAGCCCGCCTTGATCATGGCGGACAGGCCGCCGCACAGGACGACCTGCTCGCCGAACAGATCGGTTTCGCATTCGTCCTTGAAATTCGTCACGATGACGCCGGAGCGGGCGCCGCCGATGGCGATGGCCCACGCCATGGCGATCGACTGCGCGTCCGCCGAGCCCGACGGATTCTGATGCACAGCGATGAGGCACGGCACGCCGCCGCCGCGCTGATACTCGCTGCGGACGAGGTGGCCGGGGCCTTTGGGGGCGATCATGATGACGTTCACATCCTTGGGCGGCGTGATCGTCTTGAAGTGGATGTTGAACCCATGCGTGAACGCCAGCGTCTTGCCCGCCGTCAGATGCGGCGCGATCGACTTGGCGTAAACCTCCGGCTGGACCTCGTCGGGGAGCGTCACGAGGATCATGTCCGACTTCTTGACGACTTCGTCAACGGACATGGGCGTGAACCCGTTTTCGATGGCGAGCTTGCCATTGGGCGAGTCGGCCCGGTTGGCGACGATGACGTTCAGGCCGGACTCGCGGGCGTTGAGGGCATGGGCGTGACCCTGCGATCCGAAGCCCAGCACGCCGATGGTCTTGCCTTGGAGCGGCCCGAGCGAGCCGTCCTTCTCGTACAACATCTCAATGGCCATATCGTTTTTCCTTGAAAAATGGACCCGGTAGGTTAGCGGGGCCGATCCGATGCGTCAAACCCCGCCTGACCGGCGAGGCGGCCCGATCGGCGGCAAACTGCGAAAAATATGTTGAGATCGACGGGGCATGTGGTAACTTGAAGTAGGCCCCATCTGCGGGGCTGAGGCGTTTTGCCATTTCAAGTCCCTTGGAGAATGAATCCATGTTCAGCCCCGCCCAATGCCGCGTCTTCGCCGCCCTCTTCGTCGCCGCCGTCGTGTCGCTGACCGCCGCACCCTTCGCCGCCGCCGCCGTCGTCTCCGATGACTTTTCCTACACCCCCGACGATGCAACCCTCCTGGGCATGACCGGCGGGACCGGCTGGACCGGACAGTGGGGCGCGTCGACCATCAGCAGCAGCAACACCAGCCGCATCAAAATCGACGCCGACAACAACCTGACCTACTCCGGCGGCGGATACAACGTCCCTCAGACCGGCGTCGGACTCGCCTACGGCGACTTTAACGGCTTCCGCGGCATCAACCGCTACATCAACACCGACCTCGTCGGACAGGTCTGGTTCTCCATCCTCGTCAAAAACACCTCCTCCAACTTCGTCTCCGGCATCGAGTTCAACAACCATGCCGATGCACCCTTCGGCGGAACCGACTACGCACAGGGCGCCTTCGACGTCGGACTCTTCGGCACCAGTCTCAACGTCCGCTACAACAGCGTCAACACCACCGGCGTCGCCACCCTCGCCCTCAACGCCGTCCACCTCATCGTCGGCCACATCGTCATCGGCGCCGGCAACGACACCCTCCAGGTCTGGGCCGACCCCGCAAACCTCGCCTCCCTCGGCACCCCCCTCTTCAGCGCTTCCTCCGCCAACATGGGCAACGCCCTCTACCTCGCCGGCATCTACGCCTATGGCAACGTAACGAGCCTCAACGGCCAGGTCGACGCCCTCCGACTCGCCGACGGCCCCAACGCCTTCGCCAACGTGACCGGCGTCCCCGAACCCTCGAGCTTCGCCCTCCTCGCCGTCCTCGCCGCCCCCCTCCTCCGCCGCCGCGCCCGCCGCTAACCCGCATCGTCCCATCCTGCGTCCTCTCCCCCGCGCGCACCGCGCCGCCCCCGCCCCGCCGCGCTCGCCCATTCCCACCCCGCTGCAACATCGCCGGTTAACGCGCTCGTCGAACTCAGCCGCGCGCACGGTGCGCATGGCCCAGCAAATTCCTCCCCGCGCCACCCCCATTCCCGCCCCAAAATCGCCCCCGCCCCGCCCGCCCCGTCACCCCCGTGCGCCTTTCGGTCACCCCCATGCGCCATCCGCGACACACCCATGCGAACCGGTGGGTGATATTCCCCACTTGTCATCTCCCCGCCCTGCGCGCAACGGTGAATCGACGTCATCCATCACGGCAAACGCATCACGTCACTTCGCCCCGAAGGGGCGGCCGCATGTCGCCACGGGTGGAGCGACACCCGGCCAAGCCGGGCGGAGCGGAACCCGTGGGGTTGATTCGTACATGATCTTTTCGCCCCGGCAAGGCGAAGGACTCCGCCGCCCCGCCGGGGCGAGGGATGGGGCGTGACGCGGGAA comes from the Planctomycetota bacterium genome and includes:
- the ilvC gene encoding ketol-acid reductoisomerase: MAIEMLYEKDGSLGPLQGKTIGVLGFGSQGHAHALNARESGLNVIVANRADSPNGKLAIENGFTPMSVDEVVKKSDMILVTLPDEVQPEVYAKSIAPHLTAGKTLAFTHGFNIHFKTITPPKDVNVIMIAPKGPGHLVRSEYQRGGGVPCLIAVHQNPSGSADAQSIAMAWAIAIGGARSGVIVTNFKDECETDLFGEQVVLCGGLSAMIKAGFETLVEAGYPPEMAYFEVCHELKLIVDLIYQGGLGYMRYSISNTAEWGDLSVGPKIITADVKARMKQALTDIQKGDFAKGWRAEYEGGMKNFKRLYEADRNHGVEVTGRKLRAMMPWLKAKTPPGE
- a CDS encoding PhzF family phenazine biosynthesis isomerase, encoding MSLPIFQIDAFTDTPFAGNPATVVILEGPAKATWMQRVAAEMNLSETAFVELHEDHIGLRWFTPLLEVDLCGHATLAAAHALWQTQRAEGPIAFHTRSGVLTARQRGPWIELDFPADEPQPTPPPPGIADALGVKMVHIRRGVSDFLVEVESAEVVRQLIPDFARLARIEARGFIITAPSDDDRYDFISRFFAPRFGINEDPVTGSAHCTLSPYWSEKLDDDELVGYQASPRGGFVRTHRKRDRVVLSGQAVTVLAGELTVD
- a CDS encoding PQQ-binding-like beta-propeller repeat protein: MLTDVRWRTFLVVLTLVGAGAVFAGDWPQFGGPGRDNHSDEQGLMKEWPKDGPGIAWRVETAGIGYASVSVAGGRVFTQGIVNEVEQVIALDEKDGHTLWMIAAQPEAKPYKNGQGDGPRGTPTVDGDRVYAESGQGALSCHEVATGKIVWQRSLTKDFGGHVPGWGYSESPLVVGDWLIVTPGGKGGTLAALNKMTGETVWESKGVTQGAQYCSPQLAEIAGVKQIIQMARDSVFAVELATGKFLWEYKHANNGTANVCMPLIKGDYVFASSAYGTGGGLVHVTRDDQTWKVDEVYFEKRMANHHGGLVRVGDYIYGFGSRDLMCMNYMTGAIAWSDHSVGKGSIIAADGMLYLLGERREMALAEATHEAYREHGRFKLEDQNAPTWAHPVVANGRLYLRNEKQITAFDLKPALTERPSGDSRTISGS
- a CDS encoding HAD-IA family hydrolase, producing MKPYLGLIFDCDGTLADTMPAHFLAWNTTLHRYNLHLPEDRFYSLGGVPTNKIVAMLADEAGLSLDVEAVAHEKELAFHEALHEIGCIEPVVAIAAEHRGKLPMAVATGSLRWSAERMLKHLNILDWFDALVCADDVTRHKPEPDVFLEAARRIGVAPQRACAYEDTDLGIEAARRAGMDCVDVRTMYAVRRLT